The sequence TTGGTCAGCGTGGAATTGTTCACCTATCGCCATATAGGCGGCGACGGCTATTTTATGATTCGCATCCGCCCCACGACGGCGGATGAACGGTTGCGGGTATTGCCTAAAGATGTGCTTTTCGTTCTGGACGCTTCCCGCAGCATGGGAAACCGCCGGTTGGACGTTATCAAGGATGAAATCGTCAAGATGATGTCCCGGCTTCGTCCCGGCGACCGGTTTAACGTCGTCGGGTTCAAGCAATCCGTCAAGCGCTTCACGGCGGATTTCGACGCCGTGAATGGAGAATCGCTGAAGCAGGCGGAATATTTCGTGCGGCGTCTGGAAGCGTCGGGAAAGACGGATATCTATTCCTCTTTGAATCCGCTAGTGCAGTTGGGGACGGAGCGGGCGCGGCCTTTGATCGTGTTGCTTTACAGTGACGGGCGTCCTACGGTAGGCGTGGTCAATAGCCGCCGCATTATCAACGAACTTACCCGTTTCCGGGGACCGAGCACGTCCATCTTCTGCGTCGGCACGGGATCGGATTTGAACCGTTATCTTTTGGATATGCTGGCGTTTCGCAACCGGGGATTGGTGGCATTCGAGAGCGATCGCAACGCCTTGCCTCCCGTGATGGAATCCGTGTATGGATATATCGAGGATCCGGTGCTGCTTAAAGTAACGGCGACATTCGATACGGTGGATGAAAGAGAAGTTTATCCCAAGGTTCTTCCCGATTTGTACATGAAAGGCGAATTGAAAATCTGGGGACGGCTGCGGGACGAGAAAAAAATCGCATTGCGCTTGGTGGGTGAAGCATTTGACGAACGTAAAGAGATGATCGTCGAACTCGCCGTTCCCGAACGCGATAACGGCACGTATGATATCGCGCGGGACTGGGCGTTTCGAAAAATTTATAATCTTGTCGGTAAAATGGTGGAAGAAGGCGAACGGCCGGAATATTTGCAGGAAATCGAGCAACTCAGCCGAACATACCGCGTAGTAACTCCCTACTCCGAACAGGCTTCCCGTTAAAGGTTTTTTACCGCTCGCCTCGTTAGTATCAAGCCTGAACTTAGGTTCG comes from Candidatus Omnitrophota bacterium and encodes:
- a CDS encoding VWA domain-containing protein — protein: MIRAARRWTYYAADFSPAAKKGWDRLWLAALAFSVLLHAAFVMGSLSWRVSDIRQAEENVETLFRVKLENLESLNFVSRPTQLTLREERERILQQNIAALSDLPSRSAEPEIAALAAAPDANALPAWGDQTDEEQFVNDRTARNLITSKASDRAIDHLADTVDEKPLTNVAAPQRIALAGRGGGAGSRIMADLPPPAMDSEPAVAREFKANPRADLAPPAPDLNVSEPPIELPPVNEILPSPNLMRESPGPAELQNEEEAKEEIKDRYIRFDDLVSVELFTYRHIGGDGYFMIRIRPTTADERLRVLPKDVLFVLDASRSMGNRRLDVIKDEIVKMMSRLRPGDRFNVVGFKQSVKRFTADFDAVNGESLKQAEYFVRRLEASGKTDIYSSLNPLVQLGTERARPLIVLLYSDGRPTVGVVNSRRIINELTRFRGPSTSIFCVGTGSDLNRYLLDMLAFRNRGLVAFESDRNALPPVMESVYGYIEDPVLLKVTATFDTVDEREVYPKVLPDLYMKGELKIWGRLRDEKKIALRLVGEAFDERKEMIVELAVPERDNGTYDIARDWAFRKIYNLVGKMVEEGERPEYLQEIEQLSRTYRVVTPYSEQASR